In Cotesia glomerata isolate CgM1 linkage group LG1, MPM_Cglom_v2.3, whole genome shotgun sequence, one genomic interval encodes:
- the LOC123262788 gene encoding uncharacterized protein LOC123262788, translating into MPGIHVRTPDKFDWFYREKEPILTVPGSYWLCHKKSIYKFTFKYHRQSKDIKQFNYGKDLMKVIRRIIKSQPRQGQQFGTQHLLVTYNHSSWTRQDKMFAMLKFREKTSATAFSRAFILTVKIVSTNLNYKNETKLDDDLVEYNTDKKPNKWSEIVKKQSSEESITTSIINTSQNIQSASITLKKEEMCNNSTKCQVTNCDDISDSVKMPFSSSVNSNSCIEKSFASFLPELKESPFIEECISKQQNPSKTEYTINDKAESFNEVQESVDMPYQYLIEREIERKNFKGTGNSNVQSLIPKNVPEKPTRDSRNESAVFRAKSVSTSNIIDNATARSANITDLVMEGLMFTITQNQDSIKVFEQKTKSEPDEVLENSEKAETLEGSKHLINSSLFKLENLITKIEMSNSPQMQSEHEKDNKTTFLSSIFRKNDSRKQERAKKSYIEVNGNNDKDNTDIVLLSNKNKDKSTEKILESKPYRLSMDSSKTEDPKIPLLEYSSDSTENIHDNILKQFKNKNSLDSKPIIKKNMLPEHISKNVPIEPSKNKSEKDKNVNFNFNIYNNNVNTNVDYWNANDDEEEIIPEALQNHQSICSKIHNNSASSTQVHESHLLMDDIESERGSYSLNNSKLINKLHVPRVISNEAVKYDLSSLRTPIVSELNSNASTPIVNTEIQCQNKLGSCIHQNEHQSCERVINSTRKKLIARRRLYTEKSNTDKKETAIEMWKFLQDITHGVKIVLQRLSY; encoded by the coding sequence atgcctggaATACATGTACGGACGCCTGATAAATTTGATTGGTTCTATCGAGAAAAAGAACCAATTTTAACTGTACCAGGATCTTATTGGTTATGCcacaaaaaaagtatttataaatttacttttaaataccATCGACAATCAAAAGATAttaaacaattcaattatgGAAAAGACCTTATGAAAGTAATTCGTCGTATTATAAAATCCCAACCACGTCAAGGTCAACAATTTGGTACGCAGCATCTTTTAGTTACTTATAATCATTCATCGTGGACTCGTCAAGATAAAATGTTTGCTATGCTAAAGTTTCGCGAGAAAACAAGTGCTACGGCATTTTCTCGTGCTTTCATACTTACTGTAAAAATTGTTTCtactaatttaaattataaaaatgaaacaaaacTTGATGATGATCTGGTAGAGTATAATACAGATAAAAAACCAAACAAATGGTctgaaatagttaaaaaacaaAGTTCTGAAGAATCAATTACGACATCCATTATTAATACATCACAAAATATCCAATCTGCATCAATAACTCTTAAAAAAGAGGAAATGTGCAATAATTCTACAAAATGTCAAGTTACAAACTGTGATGATATTTCAGATAGTGTGAAAATGCCTTTTTCCAGTTCCGTAAATAGTAATTCGTGTATAGAAAAATCTTTTGCTTCATTTCTTCCAGAACTTAAAGAATCGCCTTTCATAGAAGAATGTATTTCAAAACAACAAAATCCTTCAAAAACTGAATATACCATCAATGATAAAGCAGAAAGTTTTAATGAAGTCCAAGAGTCTGTAGATATGCCATATCAATATTTGATAGAACGAGAAATTGagcgaaaaaatttcaagggCACTGGTAATTCAAATGTACAATCACTTATTCCAAAGAATGTGCCGGAGAAGCCAACACGAGATTCACGTAATGAGTCTGCAGTATTTCGAGCTAAGTCTGTTTCGACTTCTAATATAATCGATAATGCAACAGCTCGTTCAGCTAATATCACAGATCTTGTTATGGAAGGCCTTATGTTTACAATTACTCAAAATCAAGATAGTATTAAagtttttgaacaaaaaacaaaatcgGAGCCAGATGAAGTTTTAGAAAACTCCGAAAAAGCTGAAACACTTGAAGGGAGTAAACACCTAATTAATTCTAGTTTATTTAAACTAGAAAATTTgataacaaaaattgaaatgtcAAACAGTCCTCAAATGCAATCTGAACatgaaaaagataataaaactACATTCCTATCAAgtatttttcgtaaaaatgaTTCGAGGAAGCAAGAAAGAGCTAAGAAATCATATATTGAAGTAAATGGTAATAACGATAAAGATAATACAGATATTGTTTTGttatctaataaaaataaggacaaatctacagaaaaaatacttgaatcgAAGCCTTATCGATTATCGATGGATTCCTCAAAAACGGAAGATCCGAAAATTCCTTTATTGGAATATTCAAGTGATAGTACGGAAAATATTCATGATAATATACTAAAACAatttaagaacaaaaattcTTTAGATTCAAaaccaataataaaaaaaaatatgttaccAGAACATATTAGCAAAAATGTTCCTATAGAAccatcaaaaaataaaagtgaaaaagacaaaaatgtaaattttaattttaatatctataATAATAACGTCAATACTAATGTGGATTATTGGAATGCGAATGACGACGAAGAAGAAATTATACCAGAAGCTCTTCAAAACCATCAATCTATTTGTTCCAAAATCCATAATAATAGTGCATCATCAACTCAAGTTCATGAGAGTCATTTATTAATGGACGATATCGAATCAGAAAGAGGATCTTATTCACTTAATAAtagcaaattaataaataaattacatgtACCACGAGTGATATCTAATGAAGCAGTTAAATATGATTTATCATCACTACGTACACCAATAGTTTCAGAATTAAACTCAAATGCAAGTACTCCAATCGTGAATACTGAAATACAGTGTCAGAACAAATTGGGATCTTGTATTCATCAAAATGAGCATCAATCATGTGAAAGAGTCATCAattctacaagaaaaaaaCTTATTGCCAGACGCCGACTTTACACTGAAAAATCGAATACTGACAAAAAAGAAACGGCAATAGAAATGTGGAAATTCTTACAAGATATTACACATGGTGTTAAAATAGTCTTACAACGATTAAGTTATTAG